Proteins from a genomic interval of Sander vitreus isolate 19-12246 chromosome 6, sanVit1, whole genome shotgun sequence:
- the casp2 gene encoding caspase-2 isoform X5 — protein sequence MNVRWSKMLECGMLERDRRALRRRSSILIKQLVVDELLIQSLQADDILTESMAESIMAEQTSQKRSWRLLLFLPKRGPRAFSSFCSALRETEQQHLYELLTQSPEKDGKDTPVEIIQPEEEPEGNTGRLVMPTTEKKRETSSVDREGESEVSSTSSCPVQTSESCLRSESPFRGLIPVREEDRMTERQRTKKRGRDKQTDRCVDYSLPLPTQEEIAAKRARTHADSMEFSLDADSPINSPVLPCTPDFYLSHCHQSYKMNSSPRGLALVISNVTFDPCAAPDLDPRKGGEVDDEVLRKVFTELDYLVTVHRDLTAQGMRSCIENFCRRPDHRTVDSCVVCLLSHGVDGAIYGTDGQLLQLDWVFKSFDNAHCPLLQNKPKIFFIQACRGEEMDCGVEQIDGPARTCSPCCEQLDAGREGQGDAHSRQRGDMGRPRIKLPQRSDMICGFASLKGQRICTAAMRNTKRGSWFIQELNTTLRLQARDTHLADIMVQVNGRIKEREGYAPGTAHHRCKEMSEFTSSLCKDLYLFPKYQPQY from the exons ATGAACG TTCGTTGGAGCAAAATGTTGGAGTGTGGCATGCTGGAGCGGGACAGACGCGCTCTTCGGAGACGCTCCAGTATTCTCATCAAACAGCTGGTGGTGGATGAGCTGCTCATACAGTCCTTACAGGCAGACGACATCCTAACCGAAAGCATGGCGGAGAGCATCATG GCTGAGCAAACATCTCAGAAACGAAGCTGGCGCTTACTACTATTCTTGCCAAAACGGGGACCCAGAGCCTTTAGCAgcttctgctctgctctgcgAGAAACTGAGCAGCAGCACCTGTATGAACTGCTGACACAATCCCCAGAAAAAGATGGCAAAGATACGCCTGTAGAG ATTATTCAGCCTGAGGAAGAGCCTGAGGGAAATACAGGCCGACTAGTAATGCCGACaacagaaaagaagagagag ACATCCTCAGtagacagagaaggagagagtgagGTGAGCAGCACCTCGTCATGTCCAGTCCAAACCTCAGAAAGCTGCCTGCGCTCAGAGTCACCATTCAGAGGATTAATCCCAGTCAGGGAGGAAGACAggatgacagagagacagaggacaaagaaaagaggaagagataAGCAGACAGAT AGGTGTGTGGACTATTCTCTTCCACTTCCCACCCAAGAAGAAATTGCTGCCAAGAGAGCAAGGACACATG cagaTTCCATGGAGTTTAGTCTGGATGCAGATAGTCCCATCAACTCTCCTGTGCTCCCGTGCACTCCCGACTTTTACCTCTCTCACTGCCATCAG TCTTACAAAATGAATTCATCCCCTCGTGGTCTTGCTTTGGTGATCAGTAATGTGACCTTTGATCCTTGTGCGGCGCCGGACCTTGACCCTAGGAAGGGAGGTGAGGTGGACGACGAGGTCCTCAGGAAGGTCTTCACAGAGCTGGACTACCTGGTTACAGTCCACAGAGACCTCACTgctcag GGCATGAGGTCGTGCATTGAGAACTTTTGCCGTCGACCAGACCACCGGACAGTGGACAGCTGTGTGGTGTGTCTGCTCTCCCACGGAGTGGATGGAGCTATATATGGTACAGATGGACAGCTCCTGCAG CTTGACTGGGTGTTTAAGTCCTTTGACAATGCGCACTGTCCCCTGCTACAGAACAAGCCAAAGATCTTTTTCATCCAGGCCTGCAGAGGAG AGGAGATGGACTGTGGAGTCGAGCAGATAGATGGGCCAGCGAGGACCTGCTCACCATGCTGTGAACAGCTCGATGCTGGAAGGGAAGGACAGGGGGATGCACACTCTAGACAGAGAGGGGACATGGGGAGGCCCAGGATTAAACTGCCCCAGCGGTCTGACATGATCTGTGGCTTTGCATCTCTCAAAGGTCAGAGAATTT GCACAGCAGCCATGCGGAACACCAAGAGAGGATCCTGGTTCATCCAGGAACTTAACACAACACTGCGCCTCCAAGCCAGAGACACACACCTTGCAGACATCATGGTGCAG GTCAACGGGCGTATTAAGGAGCGGGAGGGTTATGCTCCTGGCACCGCCCACCATCGCTGCAAAGAGATGTCGGAGTTCACCAGCTCATTGTGCAAAGACCTCTACCTTTTCCCCAAGTACCAGCCCCAGtattga
- the casp2 gene encoding caspase-2 isoform X7 — protein sequence MNVRWSKMLECGMLERDRRALRRRSSILIKQLVVDELLIQSLQADDILTESMAESIMAEQTSQKRSWRLLLFLPKRGPRAFSSFCSALRETEQQHLYELLTQSPEKDGKDTPVEIIQPEEEPEGNTGRLVMPTTEKKREVSRVLVIPQPGLLQRCVDYSLPLPTQEEIAAKRARTHADSMEFSLDADSPINSPVLPCTPDFYLSHCHQSYKMNSSPRGLALVISNVTFDPCAAPDLDPRKGGEVDDEVLRKVFTELDYLVTVHRDLTAQGMRSCIENFCRRPDHRTVDSCVVCLLSHGVDGAIYGTDGQLLQLDWVFKSFDNAHCPLLQNKPKIFFIQACRGEEMDCGVEQIDGPARTCSPCCEQLDAGREGQGDAHSRQRGDMGRPRIKLPQRSDMICGFASLKGQRICTAAMRNTKRGSWFIQELNTTLRLQARDTHLADIMVQVNGRIKEREGYAPGTAHHRCKEMSEFTSSLCKDLYLFPKYQPQY from the exons ATGAACG TTCGTTGGAGCAAAATGTTGGAGTGTGGCATGCTGGAGCGGGACAGACGCGCTCTTCGGAGACGCTCCAGTATTCTCATCAAACAGCTGGTGGTGGATGAGCTGCTCATACAGTCCTTACAGGCAGACGACATCCTAACCGAAAGCATGGCGGAGAGCATCATG GCTGAGCAAACATCTCAGAAACGAAGCTGGCGCTTACTACTATTCTTGCCAAAACGGGGACCCAGAGCCTTTAGCAgcttctgctctgctctgcgAGAAACTGAGCAGCAGCACCTGTATGAACTGCTGACACAATCCCCAGAAAAAGATGGCAAAGATACGCCTGTAGAG ATTATTCAGCCTGAGGAAGAGCCTGAGGGAAATACAGGCCGACTAGTAATGCCGACaacagaaaagaagagagaggtgaGCAGGGTACTTGTAATCCCTCAACCAGGATTACTACAG AGGTGTGTGGACTATTCTCTTCCACTTCCCACCCAAGAAGAAATTGCTGCCAAGAGAGCAAGGACACATG cagaTTCCATGGAGTTTAGTCTGGATGCAGATAGTCCCATCAACTCTCCTGTGCTCCCGTGCACTCCCGACTTTTACCTCTCTCACTGCCATCAG TCTTACAAAATGAATTCATCCCCTCGTGGTCTTGCTTTGGTGATCAGTAATGTGACCTTTGATCCTTGTGCGGCGCCGGACCTTGACCCTAGGAAGGGAGGTGAGGTGGACGACGAGGTCCTCAGGAAGGTCTTCACAGAGCTGGACTACCTGGTTACAGTCCACAGAGACCTCACTgctcag GGCATGAGGTCGTGCATTGAGAACTTTTGCCGTCGACCAGACCACCGGACAGTGGACAGCTGTGTGGTGTGTCTGCTCTCCCACGGAGTGGATGGAGCTATATATGGTACAGATGGACAGCTCCTGCAG CTTGACTGGGTGTTTAAGTCCTTTGACAATGCGCACTGTCCCCTGCTACAGAACAAGCCAAAGATCTTTTTCATCCAGGCCTGCAGAGGAG AGGAGATGGACTGTGGAGTCGAGCAGATAGATGGGCCAGCGAGGACCTGCTCACCATGCTGTGAACAGCTCGATGCTGGAAGGGAAGGACAGGGGGATGCACACTCTAGACAGAGAGGGGACATGGGGAGGCCCAGGATTAAACTGCCCCAGCGGTCTGACATGATCTGTGGCTTTGCATCTCTCAAAGGTCAGAGAATTT GCACAGCAGCCATGCGGAACACCAAGAGAGGATCCTGGTTCATCCAGGAACTTAACACAACACTGCGCCTCCAAGCCAGAGACACACACCTTGCAGACATCATGGTGCAG GTCAACGGGCGTATTAAGGAGCGGGAGGGTTATGCTCCTGGCACCGCCCACCATCGCTGCAAAGAGATGTCGGAGTTCACCAGCTCATTGTGCAAAGACCTCTACCTTTTCCCCAAGTACCAGCCCCAGtattga
- the casp2 gene encoding caspase-2 isoform X4 — translation MNVRWSKMLECGMLERDRRALRRRSSILIKQLVVDELLIQSLQADDILTESMAESIMAEQTSQKRSWRLLLFLPKRGPRAFSSFCSALRETEQQHLYELLTQSPEKDGKDTPVEIIQPEEEPEGNTGRLVMPTTEKKREVSRVLVIPQPGLLQTSSVDREGESEVSSTSSCPVQTSESCLRSESPFRGLIPVREEDRMTERQRTKKRGRDKQTDRCVDYSLPLPTQEEIAAKRARTHDSMEFSLDADSPINSPVLPCTPDFYLSHCHQSYKMNSSPRGLALVISNVTFDPCAAPDLDPRKGGEVDDEVLRKVFTELDYLVTVHRDLTAQGMRSCIENFCRRPDHRTVDSCVVCLLSHGVDGAIYGTDGQLLQLDWVFKSFDNAHCPLLQNKPKIFFIQACRGEEMDCGVEQIDGPARTCSPCCEQLDAGREGQGDAHSRQRGDMGRPRIKLPQRSDMICGFASLKGTAAMRNTKRGSWFIQELNTTLRLQARDTHLADIMVQVNGRIKEREGYAPGTAHHRCKEMSEFTSSLCKDLYLFPKYQPQY, via the exons ATGAACG TTCGTTGGAGCAAAATGTTGGAGTGTGGCATGCTGGAGCGGGACAGACGCGCTCTTCGGAGACGCTCCAGTATTCTCATCAAACAGCTGGTGGTGGATGAGCTGCTCATACAGTCCTTACAGGCAGACGACATCCTAACCGAAAGCATGGCGGAGAGCATCATG GCTGAGCAAACATCTCAGAAACGAAGCTGGCGCTTACTACTATTCTTGCCAAAACGGGGACCCAGAGCCTTTAGCAgcttctgctctgctctgcgAGAAACTGAGCAGCAGCACCTGTATGAACTGCTGACACAATCCCCAGAAAAAGATGGCAAAGATACGCCTGTAGAG ATTATTCAGCCTGAGGAAGAGCCTGAGGGAAATACAGGCCGACTAGTAATGCCGACaacagaaaagaagagagaggtgaGCAGGGTACTTGTAATCCCTCAACCAGGATTACTACAG ACATCCTCAGtagacagagaaggagagagtgagGTGAGCAGCACCTCGTCATGTCCAGTCCAAACCTCAGAAAGCTGCCTGCGCTCAGAGTCACCATTCAGAGGATTAATCCCAGTCAGGGAGGAAGACAggatgacagagagacagaggacaaagaaaagaggaagagataAGCAGACAGAT AGGTGTGTGGACTATTCTCTTCCACTTCCCACCCAAGAAGAAATTGCTGCCAAGAGAGCAAGGACACATG aTTCCATGGAGTTTAGTCTGGATGCAGATAGTCCCATCAACTCTCCTGTGCTCCCGTGCACTCCCGACTTTTACCTCTCTCACTGCCATCAG TCTTACAAAATGAATTCATCCCCTCGTGGTCTTGCTTTGGTGATCAGTAATGTGACCTTTGATCCTTGTGCGGCGCCGGACCTTGACCCTAGGAAGGGAGGTGAGGTGGACGACGAGGTCCTCAGGAAGGTCTTCACAGAGCTGGACTACCTGGTTACAGTCCACAGAGACCTCACTgctcag GGCATGAGGTCGTGCATTGAGAACTTTTGCCGTCGACCAGACCACCGGACAGTGGACAGCTGTGTGGTGTGTCTGCTCTCCCACGGAGTGGATGGAGCTATATATGGTACAGATGGACAGCTCCTGCAG CTTGACTGGGTGTTTAAGTCCTTTGACAATGCGCACTGTCCCCTGCTACAGAACAAGCCAAAGATCTTTTTCATCCAGGCCTGCAGAGGAG AGGAGATGGACTGTGGAGTCGAGCAGATAGATGGGCCAGCGAGGACCTGCTCACCATGCTGTGAACAGCTCGATGCTGGAAGGGAAGGACAGGGGGATGCACACTCTAGACAGAGAGGGGACATGGGGAGGCCCAGGATTAAACTGCCCCAGCGGTCTGACATGATCTGTGGCTTTGCATCTCTCAAAG GCACAGCAGCCATGCGGAACACCAAGAGAGGATCCTGGTTCATCCAGGAACTTAACACAACACTGCGCCTCCAAGCCAGAGACACACACCTTGCAGACATCATGGTGCAG GTCAACGGGCGTATTAAGGAGCGGGAGGGTTATGCTCCTGGCACCGCCCACCATCGCTGCAAAGAGATGTCGGAGTTCACCAGCTCATTGTGCAAAGACCTCTACCTTTTCCCCAAGTACCAGCCCCAGtattga
- the casp2 gene encoding caspase-2 isoform X2 — protein MNVRWSKMLECGMLERDRRALRRRSSILIKQLVVDELLIQSLQADDILTESMAESIMAEQTSQKRSWRLLLFLPKRGPRAFSSFCSALRETEQQHLYELLTQSPEKDGKDTPVEIIQPEEEPEGNTGRLVMPTTEKKREVSRVLVIPQPGLLQTSSVDREGESEVSSTSSCPVQTSESCLRSESPFRGLIPVREEDRMTERQRTKKRGRDKQTDRCVDYSLPLPTQEEIAAKRARTHDSMEFSLDADSPINSPVLPCTPDFYLSHCHQSYKMNSSPRGLALVISNVTFDPCAAPDLDPRKGGEVDDEVLRKVFTELDYLVTVHRDLTAQGMRSCIENFCRRPDHRTVDSCVVCLLSHGVDGAIYGTDGQLLQLDWVFKSFDNAHCPLLQNKPKIFFIQACRGEEMDCGVEQIDGPARTCSPCCEQLDAGREGQGDAHSRQRGDMGRPRIKLPQRSDMICGFASLKGQRICTAAMRNTKRGSWFIQELNTTLRLQARDTHLADIMVQVNGRIKEREGYAPGTAHHRCKEMSEFTSSLCKDLYLFPKYQPQY, from the exons ATGAACG TTCGTTGGAGCAAAATGTTGGAGTGTGGCATGCTGGAGCGGGACAGACGCGCTCTTCGGAGACGCTCCAGTATTCTCATCAAACAGCTGGTGGTGGATGAGCTGCTCATACAGTCCTTACAGGCAGACGACATCCTAACCGAAAGCATGGCGGAGAGCATCATG GCTGAGCAAACATCTCAGAAACGAAGCTGGCGCTTACTACTATTCTTGCCAAAACGGGGACCCAGAGCCTTTAGCAgcttctgctctgctctgcgAGAAACTGAGCAGCAGCACCTGTATGAACTGCTGACACAATCCCCAGAAAAAGATGGCAAAGATACGCCTGTAGAG ATTATTCAGCCTGAGGAAGAGCCTGAGGGAAATACAGGCCGACTAGTAATGCCGACaacagaaaagaagagagaggtgaGCAGGGTACTTGTAATCCCTCAACCAGGATTACTACAG ACATCCTCAGtagacagagaaggagagagtgagGTGAGCAGCACCTCGTCATGTCCAGTCCAAACCTCAGAAAGCTGCCTGCGCTCAGAGTCACCATTCAGAGGATTAATCCCAGTCAGGGAGGAAGACAggatgacagagagacagaggacaaagaaaagaggaagagataAGCAGACAGAT AGGTGTGTGGACTATTCTCTTCCACTTCCCACCCAAGAAGAAATTGCTGCCAAGAGAGCAAGGACACATG aTTCCATGGAGTTTAGTCTGGATGCAGATAGTCCCATCAACTCTCCTGTGCTCCCGTGCACTCCCGACTTTTACCTCTCTCACTGCCATCAG TCTTACAAAATGAATTCATCCCCTCGTGGTCTTGCTTTGGTGATCAGTAATGTGACCTTTGATCCTTGTGCGGCGCCGGACCTTGACCCTAGGAAGGGAGGTGAGGTGGACGACGAGGTCCTCAGGAAGGTCTTCACAGAGCTGGACTACCTGGTTACAGTCCACAGAGACCTCACTgctcag GGCATGAGGTCGTGCATTGAGAACTTTTGCCGTCGACCAGACCACCGGACAGTGGACAGCTGTGTGGTGTGTCTGCTCTCCCACGGAGTGGATGGAGCTATATATGGTACAGATGGACAGCTCCTGCAG CTTGACTGGGTGTTTAAGTCCTTTGACAATGCGCACTGTCCCCTGCTACAGAACAAGCCAAAGATCTTTTTCATCCAGGCCTGCAGAGGAG AGGAGATGGACTGTGGAGTCGAGCAGATAGATGGGCCAGCGAGGACCTGCTCACCATGCTGTGAACAGCTCGATGCTGGAAGGGAAGGACAGGGGGATGCACACTCTAGACAGAGAGGGGACATGGGGAGGCCCAGGATTAAACTGCCCCAGCGGTCTGACATGATCTGTGGCTTTGCATCTCTCAAAGGTCAGAGAATTT GCACAGCAGCCATGCGGAACACCAAGAGAGGATCCTGGTTCATCCAGGAACTTAACACAACACTGCGCCTCCAAGCCAGAGACACACACCTTGCAGACATCATGGTGCAG GTCAACGGGCGTATTAAGGAGCGGGAGGGTTATGCTCCTGGCACCGCCCACCATCGCTGCAAAGAGATGTCGGAGTTCACCAGCTCATTGTGCAAAGACCTCTACCTTTTCCCCAAGTACCAGCCCCAGtattga
- the casp2 gene encoding caspase-2 isoform X6, which yields MNVRWSKMLECGMLERDRRALRRRSSILIKQLVVDELLIQSLQADDILTESMAESIMAEQTSQKRSWRLLLFLPKRGPRAFSSFCSALRETEQQHLYELLTQSPEKDGKDTPVEIIQPEEEPEGNTGRLVMPTTEKKREVSRVLVIPQPGLLQTSSVDREGESEVSSTSSCPVQTSESCLRSESPFRGLIPVREEDRMTERQRTKKRGRDKQTDRCVDYSLPLPTQEEIAAKRARTHADSMEFSLDADSPINSPVLPCTPDFYLSHCHQSYKMNSSPRGLALVISNVTFDPCAAPDLDPRKGGEVDDEVLRKVFTELDYLVTVHRDLTAQGMRSCIENFCRRPDHRTVDSCVVCLLSHGVDGAIYGTDGQLLQNKPKIFFIQACRGEEMDCGVEQIDGPARTCSPCCEQLDAGREGQGDAHSRQRGDMGRPRIKLPQRSDMICGFASLKGQRICTAAMRNTKRGSWFIQELNTTLRLQARDTHLADIMVQVNGRIKEREGYAPGTAHHRCKEMSEFTSSLCKDLYLFPKYQPQY from the exons ATGAACG TTCGTTGGAGCAAAATGTTGGAGTGTGGCATGCTGGAGCGGGACAGACGCGCTCTTCGGAGACGCTCCAGTATTCTCATCAAACAGCTGGTGGTGGATGAGCTGCTCATACAGTCCTTACAGGCAGACGACATCCTAACCGAAAGCATGGCGGAGAGCATCATG GCTGAGCAAACATCTCAGAAACGAAGCTGGCGCTTACTACTATTCTTGCCAAAACGGGGACCCAGAGCCTTTAGCAgcttctgctctgctctgcgAGAAACTGAGCAGCAGCACCTGTATGAACTGCTGACACAATCCCCAGAAAAAGATGGCAAAGATACGCCTGTAGAG ATTATTCAGCCTGAGGAAGAGCCTGAGGGAAATACAGGCCGACTAGTAATGCCGACaacagaaaagaagagagaggtgaGCAGGGTACTTGTAATCCCTCAACCAGGATTACTACAG ACATCCTCAGtagacagagaaggagagagtgagGTGAGCAGCACCTCGTCATGTCCAGTCCAAACCTCAGAAAGCTGCCTGCGCTCAGAGTCACCATTCAGAGGATTAATCCCAGTCAGGGAGGAAGACAggatgacagagagacagaggacaaagaaaagaggaagagataAGCAGACAGAT AGGTGTGTGGACTATTCTCTTCCACTTCCCACCCAAGAAGAAATTGCTGCCAAGAGAGCAAGGACACATG cagaTTCCATGGAGTTTAGTCTGGATGCAGATAGTCCCATCAACTCTCCTGTGCTCCCGTGCACTCCCGACTTTTACCTCTCTCACTGCCATCAG TCTTACAAAATGAATTCATCCCCTCGTGGTCTTGCTTTGGTGATCAGTAATGTGACCTTTGATCCTTGTGCGGCGCCGGACCTTGACCCTAGGAAGGGAGGTGAGGTGGACGACGAGGTCCTCAGGAAGGTCTTCACAGAGCTGGACTACCTGGTTACAGTCCACAGAGACCTCACTgctcag GGCATGAGGTCGTGCATTGAGAACTTTTGCCGTCGACCAGACCACCGGACAGTGGACAGCTGTGTGGTGTGTCTGCTCTCCCACGGAGTGGATGGAGCTATATATGGTACAGATGGACAGCTCCTGCAG AACAAGCCAAAGATCTTTTTCATCCAGGCCTGCAGAGGAG AGGAGATGGACTGTGGAGTCGAGCAGATAGATGGGCCAGCGAGGACCTGCTCACCATGCTGTGAACAGCTCGATGCTGGAAGGGAAGGACAGGGGGATGCACACTCTAGACAGAGAGGGGACATGGGGAGGCCCAGGATTAAACTGCCCCAGCGGTCTGACATGATCTGTGGCTTTGCATCTCTCAAAGGTCAGAGAATTT GCACAGCAGCCATGCGGAACACCAAGAGAGGATCCTGGTTCATCCAGGAACTTAACACAACACTGCGCCTCCAAGCCAGAGACACACACCTTGCAGACATCATGGTGCAG GTCAACGGGCGTATTAAGGAGCGGGAGGGTTATGCTCCTGGCACCGCCCACCATCGCTGCAAAGAGATGTCGGAGTTCACCAGCTCATTGTGCAAAGACCTCTACCTTTTCCCCAAGTACCAGCCCCAGtattga
- the casp2 gene encoding caspase-2 isoform X1 codes for MNVRWSKMLECGMLERDRRALRRRSSILIKQLVVDELLIQSLQADDILTESMAESIMAEQTSQKRSWRLLLFLPKRGPRAFSSFCSALRETEQQHLYELLTQSPEKDGKDTPVEIIQPEEEPEGNTGRLVMPTTEKKREVSRVLVIPQPGLLQTSSVDREGESEVSSTSSCPVQTSESCLRSESPFRGLIPVREEDRMTERQRTKKRGRDKQTDRCVDYSLPLPTQEEIAAKRARTHADSMEFSLDADSPINSPVLPCTPDFYLSHCHQSYKMNSSPRGLALVISNVTFDPCAAPDLDPRKGGEVDDEVLRKVFTELDYLVTVHRDLTAQGMRSCIENFCRRPDHRTVDSCVVCLLSHGVDGAIYGTDGQLLQLDWVFKSFDNAHCPLLQNKPKIFFIQACRGEEMDCGVEQIDGPARTCSPCCEQLDAGREGQGDAHSRQRGDMGRPRIKLPQRSDMICGFASLKGQRICTAAMRNTKRGSWFIQELNTTLRLQARDTHLADIMVQVNGRIKEREGYAPGTAHHRCKEMSEFTSSLCKDLYLFPKYQPQY; via the exons ATGAACG TTCGTTGGAGCAAAATGTTGGAGTGTGGCATGCTGGAGCGGGACAGACGCGCTCTTCGGAGACGCTCCAGTATTCTCATCAAACAGCTGGTGGTGGATGAGCTGCTCATACAGTCCTTACAGGCAGACGACATCCTAACCGAAAGCATGGCGGAGAGCATCATG GCTGAGCAAACATCTCAGAAACGAAGCTGGCGCTTACTACTATTCTTGCCAAAACGGGGACCCAGAGCCTTTAGCAgcttctgctctgctctgcgAGAAACTGAGCAGCAGCACCTGTATGAACTGCTGACACAATCCCCAGAAAAAGATGGCAAAGATACGCCTGTAGAG ATTATTCAGCCTGAGGAAGAGCCTGAGGGAAATACAGGCCGACTAGTAATGCCGACaacagaaaagaagagagaggtgaGCAGGGTACTTGTAATCCCTCAACCAGGATTACTACAG ACATCCTCAGtagacagagaaggagagagtgagGTGAGCAGCACCTCGTCATGTCCAGTCCAAACCTCAGAAAGCTGCCTGCGCTCAGAGTCACCATTCAGAGGATTAATCCCAGTCAGGGAGGAAGACAggatgacagagagacagaggacaaagaaaagaggaagagataAGCAGACAGAT AGGTGTGTGGACTATTCTCTTCCACTTCCCACCCAAGAAGAAATTGCTGCCAAGAGAGCAAGGACACATG cagaTTCCATGGAGTTTAGTCTGGATGCAGATAGTCCCATCAACTCTCCTGTGCTCCCGTGCACTCCCGACTTTTACCTCTCTCACTGCCATCAG TCTTACAAAATGAATTCATCCCCTCGTGGTCTTGCTTTGGTGATCAGTAATGTGACCTTTGATCCTTGTGCGGCGCCGGACCTTGACCCTAGGAAGGGAGGTGAGGTGGACGACGAGGTCCTCAGGAAGGTCTTCACAGAGCTGGACTACCTGGTTACAGTCCACAGAGACCTCACTgctcag GGCATGAGGTCGTGCATTGAGAACTTTTGCCGTCGACCAGACCACCGGACAGTGGACAGCTGTGTGGTGTGTCTGCTCTCCCACGGAGTGGATGGAGCTATATATGGTACAGATGGACAGCTCCTGCAG CTTGACTGGGTGTTTAAGTCCTTTGACAATGCGCACTGTCCCCTGCTACAGAACAAGCCAAAGATCTTTTTCATCCAGGCCTGCAGAGGAG AGGAGATGGACTGTGGAGTCGAGCAGATAGATGGGCCAGCGAGGACCTGCTCACCATGCTGTGAACAGCTCGATGCTGGAAGGGAAGGACAGGGGGATGCACACTCTAGACAGAGAGGGGACATGGGGAGGCCCAGGATTAAACTGCCCCAGCGGTCTGACATGATCTGTGGCTTTGCATCTCTCAAAGGTCAGAGAATTT GCACAGCAGCCATGCGGAACACCAAGAGAGGATCCTGGTTCATCCAGGAACTTAACACAACACTGCGCCTCCAAGCCAGAGACACACACCTTGCAGACATCATGGTGCAG GTCAACGGGCGTATTAAGGAGCGGGAGGGTTATGCTCCTGGCACCGCCCACCATCGCTGCAAAGAGATGTCGGAGTTCACCAGCTCATTGTGCAAAGACCTCTACCTTTTCCCCAAGTACCAGCCCCAGtattga